In Phycisphaerae bacterium, the DNA window GCGAACTCCCGCACCCAAAGCCGCCTGTGCGGAGCCGAAGCGCTCGATCAGGCGGCCAAACGTAATCGGCCCCACCTGGTCGGTCAAAGACCACCTCAGGTGTTCGATCGCGGCCGATGAAGCCACCTCTGACGGGTCCATGGTCAACTCGCCTCCAGACCACCCCCCTATCGTTTGTAAAGGCTAACAACGGTTGCCAGTGGTGACAAGAACAGTGGCCAACGCCCTTAGAGCGTCCACGGTTCCCGATACGTGCGGGCGAGGAGCTTTTCGGCCTCGGGGTCGCTCAGAATCGTTTCCTTGGCCGCATCCCATTCGATCCGCCGGCCGACGCGGTAAGCAATGTTGGCCAGGTGGCCATAGATGCAGGCCTTGTGGCCCTCTTCGGCGTCGCATCGGGGCTTGGTGGCCTTACTCCGGATGCAATCGAGGAAATGGCGCTTGTGTTCGAAGGAATCATCAACCTTGTCTTCCTCGCTGTAACGGGGTTTGCGCTGGGCGCTATTCTGCTCGTCGTAGATCTGAAAGCCCATTCGGTCGATCTGAAGTGTCCCCTCGGTGCCGAAGAACTCGATGCCATGGTCCAGTTTGCCGTGGGGTTTCCAACTATTGCCGTGGCGCATGGAGTAGTAGAGGTTGTAGCCGGAGCACTCAAAGACTGCGCTGGCCGTGTCCGGGGTCTCGCGCATGTCATCGTGGACAAACTTACCGCCGATCGTGGAAACCGATTTGAAGCCGTAGCCCATCGCCCACATGACGATGTCGAAAAGGTGCACGGCCCAATCACTGATCATGCCGCCGGCATAATCCCAGAAGAAATAGAAAGTCCCATGGAAATGCGCCGGATTGAACTTCCGCTTCGGCGCCGGTCCGAGCCACATGTCGTAATCGACGCCGGGCGGCGGGTCGGCCGCATCATCCGGTCGGCCTATGTTTCCAAACATCTGCTCTGTGGCCCAGGCGTTCCAGGCATGGACCATGTTGACCTTGCCGATTTCTCCGTCCTTGATCCGTCTGACGGCGTTGCCCCAGTGAGAACTGGATCGCTGCTGGGTCCCGTGAAGTACAACGACTCCGGCCTTGCGAGCGGCATCGGCGATCGCCCGTCCCTCGCGGACGTTATGGCTGATTGGTTTCTCGACGTAGATGTGTTTGCCTGCTTGGCAGGCACGGATCGCAAGCGGTGTGTGCCAATGATCGGGCGTCGCAATGCAGA includes these proteins:
- a CDS encoding Gfo/Idh/MocA family oxidoreductase, which produces MNSRSDRINRRQFLEGTLGGMALASMSRAQAPGLETLGANERIRLGCIGTGGQGTHHIGQWAKMNDVRIVAVCDVDQARLANAAKVAGSSPDMTKDFREVLGRKDIDAVCIATPDHWHTPLAIRACQAGKHIYVEKPISHNVREGRAIADAARKAGVVVLHGTQQRSSSHWGNAVRRIKDGEIGKVNMVHAWNAWATEQMFGNIGRPDDAADPPPGVDYDMWLGPAPKRKFNPAHFHGTFYFFWDYAGGMISDWAVHLFDIVMWAMGYGFKSVSTIGGKFVHDDMRETPDTASAVFECSGYNLYYSMRHGNSWKPHGKLDHGIEFFGTEGTLQIDRMGFQIYDEQNSAQRKPRYSEEDKVDDSFEHKRHFLDCIRSKATKPRCDAEEGHKACIYGHLANIAYRVGRRIEWDAAKETILSDPEAEKLLARTYREPWTL